In a genomic window of Candidatus Thiothrix sulfatifontis:
- a CDS encoding FIST C-terminal domain-containing protein gives MRQQNTALILLVDEACESENLFRHAQAAIAAGAQSLLLLACERNGLTPALVDVGLQALPVPVFGGIFPQIVVDSRRLEQGYVVCGLPFAVTVEYVAKLSDPSADYRSALAALTATVNPPQTLVVLVDGLSTRISALLESLYGEFGDECTYIGGGAGSLSFQQQACLFSNQGLVGDCAQLTALNLPVSIGIEHGWHSFAEPFFVTGSQHNTVLSLDYQPAFEVYRRVVEADSGRSFADTPFFELSKAYPFGLVRLTKDVVVRDPLFCRDNAITCIGEVPAHHMLYILKGDAEHLLLAARDCTLTALRAQPAPCMALLFDCVSRALFLDHRFQEELDTIRAHLPADLPLLGVLSLGEIADAGNACLEFFNKTTVLGIVADA, from the coding sequence ATGCGGCAACAAAACACTGCGCTTATCCTGTTAGTGGATGAGGCGTGTGAGAGCGAAAATTTATTCCGTCACGCACAAGCCGCAATCGCAGCCGGTGCGCAAAGCCTGTTATTGCTGGCGTGTGAGCGCAATGGCTTGACTCCAGCATTGGTGGATGTTGGCTTGCAAGCTTTGCCCGTGCCAGTTTTTGGCGGCATTTTCCCACAGATTGTGGTCGATTCGCGCCGCTTGGAACAGGGTTATGTGGTGTGTGGCTTGCCGTTTGCGGTGACGGTCGAATACGTCGCTAAACTCTCAGACCCTAGCGCGGATTACCGTTCCGCCCTCGCTGCCTTAACCGCTACGGTTAACCCGCCGCAAACGTTGGTGGTGTTGGTTGATGGGTTGAGCACGCGGATTTCAGCTTTACTGGAAAGCCTTTACGGTGAATTCGGCGATGAATGCACGTATATCGGCGGTGGTGCTGGTTCGCTCAGTTTTCAGCAGCAAGCATGTTTATTCAGCAATCAAGGTTTGGTTGGCGATTGCGCCCAACTGACCGCGTTGAATCTTCCTGTTAGCATTGGCATTGAACACGGCTGGCATAGCTTTGCAGAGCCTTTTTTCGTGACCGGCTCACAGCATAACACCGTGTTATCGTTGGACTATCAACCCGCGTTTGAGGTTTATCGCCGCGTGGTGGAAGCGGATAGCGGGCGTTCGTTTGCGGACACGCCGTTCTTTGAATTGAGCAAGGCTTACCCGTTTGGGTTGGTGCGTTTGACCAAGGATGTGGTGGTGCGTGATCCGTTATTTTGCCGCGATAATGCAATTACGTGCATTGGCGAAGTGCCTGCGCATCACATGTTGTACATCCTCAAAGGCGATGCGGAACATTTATTGCTGGCGGCTCGTGATTGCACCTTAACGGCATTACGCGCCCAGCCTGCGCCATGCATGGCGTTGCTGTTTGATTGCGTGAGCCGCGCCTTGTTTCTCGACCACCGTTTTCAGGAAGAACTCGATACTATCCGCGCCCATTTACCCGCTGATTTGCCGCTGTTGGGCGTCTTGTCGCTGGGTGAAATTGCGGATGCAGGCAATGCGTGTCTGGAGTTTTTTAATAAAACCACGGTATTGGGGATTGTTGCTGACGCATGA
- the hslV gene encoding ATP-dependent protease subunit HslV codes for MEQYRGTTILSVRRDGKVVVGGDGQVTLGNTVMKGNARKVRRLYNDKVIAGFAGGTADAFTLFERFETKLQAYNGNLTRAAVELAKDWRTDRMLRKLEALLIVADATASLLITGNGDVIEQENDLIAIGSGGAFAQSAARALLENTALSAREIVEKGLHIAADICIYSNHNLTIEELQ; via the coding sequence TTGGAACAATACCGAGGAACCACCATCCTGAGCGTGCGGCGCGACGGCAAAGTCGTTGTCGGCGGCGATGGTCAAGTCACGCTGGGCAATACGGTGATGAAAGGCAATGCCCGCAAAGTCCGCCGCTTATACAATGACAAAGTCATCGCAGGCTTTGCTGGCGGCACGGCAGACGCCTTCACCCTGTTTGAACGCTTTGAAACCAAACTGCAAGCGTACAACGGCAACCTCACCCGTGCTGCTGTCGAACTCGCCAAGGACTGGCGCACCGACCGCATGTTGCGCAAATTAGAAGCCTTGCTGATCGTGGCAGATGCCACTGCTTCCCTGCTAATCACTGGCAACGGCGACGTGATCGAGCAAGAAAACGATTTAATCGCTATCGGCTCAGGCGGGGCATTTGCACAATCGGCGGCACGCGCCTTGCTGGAAAATACCGCGCTTTCCGCCCGCGAAATCGTCGAAAAAGGCTTGCACATTGCTGCCGACATTTGCATTTACAGCAACCACAACCTGACCATTGAGGAACTCCAATGA
- the hslU gene encoding ATP-dependent protease ATPase subunit HslU, which yields MTVGTMTPREIVQELDKHVIGQDKAKRSVAIALRNRWRRQQLDDALRPEVTPKNILMIGPTGVGKTEIARRLAKLANAPFIKVEATKFTEVGYVGKEVDSIIRDLADMAMKMMREQEVEKVKYRAGEAAEERILDILLPAPRKETPVNEWLSSGDDESAKPGRDDSATRQKFRKKLREGELNDKEIELDVSVGGASVEIMTPPGMEEMASQLQGMFQNLNQSKKRKRKMKIKDALKILTEEEAYKMVNEEELKQRALFAVEQTGIVFLDEIDKVARSGQTSGADVSREGVQRDLLPLIEGCTVNTKYGMVKTDHILFIASGAFHVAKPSDLIPELQGRLPIRVEMDALSANDFERILTEPNASLTEQYQGLLATEGVKLTFAPDAVRRIAEIAFEVNERTENIGARRLHTVVERLLENVLFEAPDCDDQMTVDAAYVNQILGELVKDEDLSRYIL from the coding sequence ATGACTGTCGGCACGATGACCCCCCGCGAAATTGTTCAAGAACTCGACAAACACGTCATTGGTCAGGACAAGGCCAAACGTTCCGTCGCCATTGCGTTGCGTAACCGTTGGCGGCGACAGCAGCTTGATGATGCGCTGCGCCCGGAAGTGACCCCGAAAAACATCCTGATGATTGGCCCCACGGGTGTCGGCAAAACCGAAATTGCCCGCCGCCTCGCCAAACTCGCCAATGCACCGTTCATCAAGGTCGAAGCTACCAAATTCACCGAAGTCGGTTACGTGGGCAAGGAAGTCGATTCCATCATCCGCGACTTGGCGGACATGGCGATGAAAATGATGCGCGAACAGGAAGTGGAAAAGGTTAAATACCGCGCGGGCGAAGCGGCGGAAGAACGCATCCTCGACATCCTGTTACCTGCACCGCGCAAAGAAACGCCGGTCAACGAATGGCTCTCCAGCGGCGATGACGAATCTGCTAAACCGGGGCGCGACGATTCCGCCACCCGTCAAAAATTCCGCAAAAAATTGCGCGAAGGCGAACTCAACGACAAAGAAATCGAGCTGGATGTCTCGGTCGGTGGCGCAAGCGTCGAAATCATGACCCCACCGGGCATGGAAGAAATGGCGAGCCAGTTGCAAGGCATGTTCCAAAACCTCAACCAGAGCAAAAAACGCAAACGCAAGATGAAAATCAAGGATGCGCTCAAAATCCTGACCGAGGAAGAAGCCTACAAAATGGTCAACGAGGAAGAACTCAAGCAACGCGCGTTGTTTGCGGTCGAGCAAACCGGCATCGTATTCCTTGATGAAATCGACAAAGTGGCGCGTAGCGGGCAAACCAGCGGCGCGGACGTTTCCCGCGAAGGCGTGCAACGCGATTTGCTGCCATTGATCGAAGGCTGCACCGTCAATACCAAATACGGCATGGTGAAAACCGACCATATTTTGTTCATTGCCTCCGGCGCATTCCACGTGGCTAAACCCTCCGACTTAATACCGGAATTACAGGGTCGGCTACCAATTCGTGTAGAAATGGATGCCTTGAGCGCGAATGACTTTGAACGCATCCTCACTGAACCGAACGCATCCCTAACTGAACAGTACCAAGGGCTGCTGGCAACCGAAGGCGTGAAGCTGACCTTTGCCCCTGATGCGGTGCGCCGGATTGCGGAAATTGCCTTTGAAGTCAACGAACGCACCGAAAACATCGGCGCACGCCGCCTGCACACGGTGGTCGAGCGTTTGCTGGAAAATGTGCTGTTTGAAGCGCCCGATTGCGACGACCAAATGACGGTGGACGCGGCATACGTCAACCAGATTTTGGGCGAATTGGTCAAAGACGAAGACCTTAGCCGTTATATTTTGTAA